The Zonotrichia albicollis isolate bZonAlb1 chromosome 9, bZonAlb1.hap1, whole genome shotgun sequence genome has a window encoding:
- the LOC141730078 gene encoding olfactory receptor 14J1-like, translating to MSNSSSIGHFLLLPLADTRQLQILHFCLLLGISLAALLGNGLIITAVACGHHLHTPMFFFLLNLALSDLGSICTTVPKAMHNSLWDTRNISYTGCATQVFCFGFFISAEFYLLTIMCYDRYVSICKPLHYETLLGSRVCAHMAAAAWASAFLFSLLHTANTFSLPLCHGNVLGQFFCEIPQILKLSCAKSYLRELELLVVTGSLSSCCFVFIVFSYVQIFRVVLRIPSEQGRHKAFSTCLPHLAVVSLFISTVMFAHLRPPSISTPSLDLALSLLYSVVPPALNPLVYSLRNQELKASLWRLMTG from the coding sequence atgtccaacagcagctccatcgggcacttcctcctgctgccattggcagacacgcggcagctgcagatcctgcacttctgcctcttgctgggcatctccctggctgccctcctgggcaacggcctcatcatcaccgccgtagcctgcggccaccacctgcacacgcccatgttcttcttcctgctcaacctggccctcagcgacctgggctccatctgcaccactgtccccaaagccatgcacaattccctctgggacaccaggaacatctcctacacaggatgtgccaCACAGGTCttctgttttggattttttatttcagcGGAGTTTtatctcctgaccatcatgtgttatgaccgctatgtgtccatctgcaaacccctgcattacgagaccctcctgggcagcagagtttgtgcccacatggccgcagctgcctgggccagtgcctttctcttttcactgctgcacacagccaatacattttccctgcctctgtgccatggcaatgtcctgggccagttcttctgtgaaatcccacagatcctcaagctctcctgtgccaaatcctacctcagggaacttgaGCTTCTTGTAGTTACTGGCAGTTTATCATcatgttgttttgtgttcattgttttctcctatgtgcagatcttcagggttgtgctgaggatcccctctgagcagggacggcacaaagccttttccacctgcctccctcacctggccgtggtctccctgttcatcAGTACTGTCATGTTTGCTCACTTGAGGCCCCCGTCCATCTCGACCCCATCCCTAGATCTGGCTCTGTCacttctgtactcagtggtgcctccagccctgaaccctctcgtctacagcctgaggaaccaggagctcaaggcttctctgtggagactgatgactggatga